The DNA window ATTTGTTTTAAACCGGTTTTCCTGTAAAGAATCTCAAAGTTCACCATCATAACAGcctcaaaaaatttgatgtaggttttttttttttgttcatatcTGCTTTCCAATAATTGTGTACTTGATTTATGTTGACACATGCTACCAGCTCTTCTTTAATCATTCTTTTGATTTGTAAGTATCATCGAATTTATACTTCTCTATATTGAGTCATCTTAAAGTTTTCGAAACGAATCTCTGCAGAACAATTTTTTCTACATCAGTGAAAACAGAATGTCtgactttttttcccctttgaagGTCATGTTACTTTTGTGCTTCCGTCCTATATTTACCGAGTGTGCATTACTTAGTGTAGTGAATGCACATATTTCCCTGTGCAATCAAATCTTTTTGTGTCTCTTATGAATgtatgaaaaattcattttctctgGAAAGCtcctaattttttaatgattgtcgtatttaaagaaagaaatttaacatggatgatgaaactgcagagTTGTGAATCTCGGTTAGCTccgttgcagacttcttatcATACTTCATCTTCTACCCCAAAAACTACCAGATGTCATATATTGGAAAGTTCTGTGAGCTCTCTGCTCTGTATAAAAAATGTGCTATGAACATTtgaagccatgatgttggtttggacttcttttaagaaataaaataagagcagagATTCTGAAATACCCCAACCGATATATGCTTTTTTGCTGTCTCtctgtcaatgtttttttttttttttttttttttttttttttaaactcctgTTGATTTGTGTACCAGTTATACTTTAAGAGCAACAAAAAGTTTTGACAATTTGCCTAATTTTGTCTATTTTATGAATTCTCTACATTCAAGGCTGCTGGAATGACTTCAAAATCTATTGGACTCGATCACTGTTTAGTGATTTCTTTTTTATCCACTGCCATTTTGTAAATGTTTATTCAGTATTTTACACAGATCGTGTGCGCTAGTATCCTAGCTCTGCACCCATAatatggaaatattttttcctcattgcAGTAGCAAACTATTGCAATTTATCGTTTTTTCAGTCGACCATTAAAtggattatattttttaatccTTTACCACAGCAAATGTTCTCATCATTCAATCCATCCATCTATTTATTTACccgattttatatttattttaacttatttatctatttattcaTCTGTGCATTTATCTGTAATGTGTCTtataatgtttttcttttttcattttcttattaaaatcatttttattttcattttgtgatTTTGATTGTTTGACCTGAAACAAATAGAAAAGCTGATCAATCACTCATTTATTATCCGTTTCAAGGTACCAAATCTATGATCAAAGGGCAATGCTACGCAGCCTGTTCTCATtcagtgcaaaaaaaaagatggaaagGGAGATGACCTatgcttttaaaaattgcacattATTGCTCCTGTgaggaaaataatcagaaaataaaaaatcatcaatCTTTTGAACACGTAgataaaacatttattgaaATAATAAACAGTTGTGTACATCATCAACATTTaacatcaaaaataaatttccccTTCTCTTCCTTCCTTTAGTTTGGGTGATGAAATTAGCATACAATGCAGTGATTCTTTCTAAACCATTCACTTTTCCCTTGCCTTTACTTTAATAATAGTGAAGAGAGGAAAATATCGTAGGGTAACACCCCACTTACTAtctaccccctcccctcccccatctattaattattttcaatccAATTAGCAGACTTTCCCATTTCTAACACCCAATGTGGTCAATTTGAGTTAAAGAAAGTGAAACGCGATAGCAATTTCTGAGCCCTGATTCACAAATGCACATTCTGTCGGTGTGTTGTCTATTTCATCATAGAAATAAAAATGCCTCATTGAGTGTGTTAGCATGAACTAGTTAACGACATTAGATAAAAAGGTTTCGAGCACCTCTGGAAAAGTATACAAGTACTCATAAAAGCTCCTCAAATGATACAGGGTTGTTAAATATCTTATTCAGCGATACTGCTCTAGTGTTCTCAGCTGGCTGATAGTGTGTGACACTTCATTTCCTGTTGCATCTTTTTTCATGTGCTGACTGACATTGCAAGATAGGCGAAGTTAATATATTTTCTTATGCTCTCAGAAAGCTGGCATGTTTATCTCTAACACTGTTTGTACAATGAACGttcttaaaaaacttaaaattaggtACGCTGGAATGAACAGCTCATGGTACAAGAAGATGAAATGTGAGGGTTTTGAGTAAATATTCGATAGGTACATATTTTGGTAGAGAGTGCCATTATCTGGTGGACAGCACTAGATTGTCACGAAGATAAACAATACCTGGCAATCCATTCGAAATTATGTCATCTGTAAAACCTACAAAATCATGGTCTACGATAGAATCACTGGAGGAATATAACATCGATGGTAAAGTGAAAATAATACATTTGTACGAACAGAGAGGAATACATATTTATCTAATAATGTATAAAATAATTCAAGAGTTTGTTTGATCGATGTCCTGGGCATAGGTAATAATTTTGTCCATCCTATTCCACTCATTTTTGATGAGAAATTCAAGACAGATATCCAAGTTGTTCCTCAGCACTGCAGTCCAGGGTTTTGTCGCCATTTTGGCTATTGAAAATTTCTAAACTCAAAGTCTTttaagaaatttatgaaattcaAATCAGTCTGTTATATTTCAGGTATTAGTGATGTACAAAGTTTGATCAAGGAAAAGTTGGAAATATCTCCAGAAGCACAGTATGAAGGAGCATGgtgaattgaaatttgagagacAAAATAATGTGCAGCATACGTTCAGGCTGTCCTTTCATAGTCGTTTTAAACACTTtccaaatcaaattttgttctTGAATACCTGATAAAAGATTTGTCTCCCAATAATTGTACAAACGACTGtattaaaatttagaaattaaCAATTGATGGATTTACTATCAAAAATGAAGAATCTGTGAATTTCACATGGGATTTTTGTAGTGAAATTGAGGAAATCTCTAGGGACTTGGTTAGGGACACCTTTCAGCCGCTTCAATCCTTTTTTTCAGGACTTTAACTAATTGAAGGATGACATAAAATTGACATGTTTACTATCCCTACTCCTTCCATGTCTTTAGGACAAGAACCAGACCGAGATGATAAAGAGAGGGTGTGGACATAACAGTTAGACATGCTTCAATGATAGGGGGGGAGTTTTATGAAAGGAGCCTTCTCGAAGACTCCCCTTACTTTCAAGGGATCATTAAATTCTCATGATCATCGATACGATGTACTCTCAGCTCACTTCAAATCAGCTTGTAGCAGTGGTTTGATCTTTTCACACTATTTCAGCATaagcaggggcggactggcagGCGGGAACACCAGGAAAAATCCTTGAGAACCAGTCGATCCAGGGTAATTTTAGACTTGTCTCATTCCCTCAAAATGCAGTACAGGCATCAGCTTAGAAATCTATACTCAAAATAATCTTACTGATCATCAAATTCCTCCTGTGACTCCGGTTAGCGCACCTCAAATAGCCTAGATAAAAAgtaatgggggaaaaaaacatattccTATGTATTGTGCCTTAAAGTCTTATAAACTTGGTACAGTCATTTTGACCACCATTTCTCATTTTacagtccaaaaataaaattaattggaTCTAGAATGAGGATATCACCTACTTGTGCATTTGCATGTCTGTTGTGAgagataatttttcagttttctttgGCACTTCCACAtcaatacttatttttgagtaaaaagaTTCACGTTtaacaattttcttcttttagcTGTAGAGACAATAGCAGTGTTTAATACAACGGACATGTATGACAAGCACCCTGCTTTGTAATTGAAAGGAGGCATAAAATAATTTCTCATCCAGTAACTGTTAGTTTTGTAGGAAGAAATGGGCAATATCAGCCTCAATTTGCAAATTATTCATCAGTAGAGTCTACCCAAGATTTCTATAAATTGACAAGGCTCTTCTAAAATCACGGAATCAATCTAATGTCCGGCCAATATGAGCGCTGGTTAAATAGGTATTTACCTTGAAATTATGAAGCCCACACGCTTAGGCCTCCTCTCATTTTTAAGTAACAAAATTAGGTAAATGATGGTCGGTCGACATCTCTAACATTTTCTAATAAAATGATAAACCAtcaattaacattttaagtaaataattttcttattttctgggCTCACAATTGGCCCCAACTATTTTGTGTCGTTAGGTACTCTTCTGTTTTATTTAGAAATATGACACCCATATTCagggcttttttttaaacataaaaaaacatgtaactgaataaatgattaatttgattttcaaaagtcaAGCCAGTTGATCAGCTTTTTGCTATTGCTCCTAAGAGTAAAATTGTTAaacttgagaagaaaaatttctttCGGTACCGTAAGAGCGGAATCTGTGAAAAGGAAGTTGAAGAGACAAGACTGTAGGTACTCAACCAAGACTAGAATGTGAACAGCCGATGGTGACGCAGGAATGTATGGGTCGAGGAATGACAATAAGAGCGATGCGTGGCTCGCTTAAATTTCATAGTTCCTAAATTTGCTGACCACTTCGCTAGGTGCCTCCGAGTTCCATTTCATGTTGCCTTTGTTTCCCCAGTGGAGATTTACACCACCTTCACTAGCCCGCCTCGCGGCTGCCGCCTGGTTCTGCGTCTTGCTCCCGCCTCCAGAGGTCTCTGGCAGCATCCTGTCTTTTGTTTTGGGCGTTGACCAGTGCATCGACTGAAACATGCAAAAACAGACAGGTAAGTTGGTAATTgcactgagttaagcagaaaggaaccaactcacattttggaaaaaattgaattatgagtggttttgaactcaaccactgctctactatctattgccaaaaattcaaagtttttgttggagcaaattttacagaaattgaacttgaagtttatcttttacattgagtcttatgcaggagttaaactttaagcctctttttctcggttcgatcccgatgtggcttggttcctttctgtttaactccgtccaattgtgTCTACCATTCGTCTGGTCTGTAAATCCCCTGTGCCAGACGCATCTAGTTTTGACTGACTACTGATAGACTGACCAAAAAAAGCTAatgctaataaaaaaaaaaaaataaacaaataataaaaaaaaaaaaaaaaaaaaagtgaaggcgCTTTAGCTCCCCGAGCCGTTTGGTCTTCATAAGTACCTAACTGGCGACAGGGCGCGACGAGACGCTGATTTTAAgttaacgccttgatgcaacttttGCTGCTCAACGGATGTCCCTGTTGCATtcccaaaaaatgaaggagttttGGCCACCCAAACTTTTTGCTCGAATAAACCTCTGGCGAACAGGCACAGCGCTGACTGTAAGATAACACATGGATGCAACTATTGATGCTCAACgtatgtccgtgttgcatattcaacaGAAGGAAGGCACCTTTGCTGCCCCAGCCGTTCGGCTTTCATAACGGCTatcgacagggccggattaagggggtggccacaggggccgcggtccatggcggcaaaatgtatggggcggcaaattttgcaatctttttgaacgtaggtataaaaaaaagagagagaaaaatcggattcagaaaataaattacaaacgagaaaaggcgacaaaatctctcatttcttgagagtgaaagaatagtaatttctaattttgtcgtctttcggtgatacaagagacaacacctttaattagtcgagttaagagagagaccaaacacgcaatttgacttggaacggagcggtgcggcggtcggcatgaaacgcatagcgcccacaagaccgcatgaatacttcacgcattgcatcaaacacactgcggtcagcagcagtcggcctgaaacgcatagcgcctacagactgcatgaatacttcacgcattgcgccaacacagtgcggtcgggcagcggcggaagttaaaattattaaccacgtttatgttcgttctttcatatttttttcgttcgttttttataaatggaaggccttttccaaacagggatggatttacggaactgaacttttgttagtgttgacagggctttcacaaaaaatgtggccaacacgagtaaacgcgtctcatacacccctcccccaccggcgcgtgttcactcgatggtttttatagatcgtattcgacagagtacacaggtgagattatattgatattgatcggttcaatatgtaaccacagcctcaaaagtcaatttagaaatctgaggtaacgggtcttacgCGTTCGAATtgttattctctcgagtaccaaatggaaAAGTGAAGttgttaggaattttatcattttcagcttttctgaatTAAATCCTATAATATTTGTTTGAGGCTATGTTCTATTGTttggaaccaaacgatacatcgaaccactgtcgaatacgatctattgatgattcaaaacgaatgagaggggggcggaaaaatacaggcggcccatgggtggcaagtaggtaaatccggccctggctatCGAACGGAGGCGACGCAGCACTATAATTGGCTGcatcttgcaatttggaactatcaatttttgctcttctggaaaaacacttatgtgcatagggaaactaatggcacatacgttgttttcaaaccgggctagaatttatagattcaaattgcaaaatgtagtccaattgcaaGAAAATACCCGGATGCAACTGTTGGCGATATTAACTGTTGGCTTGTTGCATATTCCAAACAATGAAGACGCTTTGAGTACCCACGttttctgcgggctgattgttgtaattgatagacaaagaagacagaaaggATATGGAGGGCTCCTATCGCTGGAAACgcgcgggtggttgcaatatgGACAAATGaggaaggtaatagactaaaacggcaacccacgagagaccctttagtcagtccatcattttctccctcagtctgtAAGAATCAAACACTTCAacactccttatgtcttctttgtctattgttttgtctatcattttcaaaaaacagCTTGAGGCCATGACGAAGACGTTCTATCACAGAACGCCGAgcccagtgttcgaaactcaccttcgagtttcaggagccatcatgtttgatttttaggggccaaattcacTTTACCCATAAATCacagcgcatttagtgaaaagttagaggCAAGCTGTTTAAGTCGCAAAACTAGTAGTCGcaacttgggggaaatttcgaaaaatcaccatacagaaaaattagggtttttttttagggggaagggggtaaatttttaggggtcacgttggcgcagagccttcattttttaggcgccatgaccgatttcttaggcgcatttggcgtgttggcgcctgtgagtttcgaacactacagtagtaaggaagaacgccgtatgagcattcgagagttgtcaagtttcctccgataaaatgtctatttttgaggaaaattatcaatatttatccttgaaattttcagacttcttagatcaaattacgaacaaaattatctgagaaattgaaagaaaaatatgcacacattttcacgaaaattagtgatttgtcaaaggaaatttggcaacgcctgaaggctcatacggcgtttttcttcagcacggcataACACTGGCCTAGCCTTGCCCAGGGCAAGAACGAATTTCGATCGGGGTTGACGGTGGTCAGTTGCGACCGCGACCACGGGAGAATCGATCGCGAGGCGGGAAGAAAAGCTTGCAACAGGCACGAGCAACAAGGAACATTAATCTCTCTCTTCCCGGTGCGCGGATTCGCTGCTTTTAAGGCCGGAGAGACAGATGAATTCTCCGGAGCCGGCGCGCGCGAGGCGGGAGGGGAAGCGGAGAAATGAAGATTGAGCGGAAGTTGCAAACGCAATCGCCGCGTGAAATCGAAATGAAGTCGAGCGAGATTGAATCAGGTGAAAAGCCGGCCCCGCCGCGGGGGCGGTGATTTTGCGCGGGAAATGCACCTAGTTTGGCTCGGCTCTGCAGAGCTGGATCCTCGGGTCATTTGTCAAGTCCACCCGCGAAAAATGTTCCCAGTGCGGACTGGTGGTCTCTCCATTGTACCGAAGTATATATATTTTGGTCCTTTCAATTCAATACAgaataatgctgccgtgctaaggaagaacgccgtatgaacattagagaattgccaaattttccttgataaaacgtgtatttttgacaacatccatgcatgtttttcctcgaagttttcagatattttagattaaattgcgtacaaaattgtctgaaattttggaaaataattgcaattttcaacaATTGCAAAATTGGGAAATAATAagcaattttctcagtaaattcgatttttatcggaaggaacttggcaaagtctgaaggttcatacggcgttcctcctcagcacgacagaatGGGTCAGCTGCGCGCGCAAATTACAGAATTGCGTTTGgatgatttaagctttaaaactaGCGAAAAATGAGAAAGGGGAAGATATGAGAAAGggggagaagaagaaagaaagaagaaatgagaaagaaatgaTGGAATGGCGATACTACGTTATCGTAAAATTGCGCGCTTACTCGGAACACATGCAAGAAATAGCTTTTTACCGGGGTAAACGGGAAATAATTCATTAACGCAATTAACGCCGCGAcacttcgccttcaattttagagCAGGCAACATGAGCGCCCACATTGTCGAATAGCGGTATCTTCGTGAAATGACTCCCCCCCTCGGGACATACACTAATAAGAGCTTTTTCAAACGGGAAGAGGTTACTCAAATGTCATGTCAGTTTCCCGTCAATTTTTAGTGTGGGCAACACAAgttcccacgtggtcgaataatGGTATCATCCCCCATACAATAGTCAGTTGGTCTCATTTGGCGAATTCGCGTTGAAGACACCATAAATATGGTTAAAATCGCATTACCCccgtaaaaattggcgataggagctgcgtttcaaaataccataggagttcttatagccgaccaaagaaggctattgaaaatcatatagctggctgtagaaagcggagcaaatcatatagccgggctatgcGAATAagaaagtatacagtcgggccatagttcctatcgccgggctttacactttatcgccattggctataaaaggctataagaaattgtgtagaaattcgtgtgctttgggaatcattaagtttgatacggaattaccttaatatttacaaaacacacattatattttcctttaaaacatatttttttcatcaattaaaatgagaattatccatacagagtgtgcaaacattttaaaatcatgagttgaaaaacgctgactccgcaagatgaaatattagagcctaacacaaagcggagcggtgacgcacttgcgcctacaaacctaacagggatacttcacgcattgcgcaatgcgtgaagtattcctgttaggtttgtaggcgctaatgcgcgttccgcgctctctgcccgcccgccgcgccgaggcgcggcgtctgaagcaactatttcacaccagaggtattgcacagtatcataagaaattgacggcgctccaacatattaagaatgacaggcatccttcaaaagtacgtgacattcctcgcaaaataaatcaagatactacggcactaAAAGAGAGCCTGAGGTCCAAAAACTAagtaagtcctagtatccgtatttagtaacgttcagcataaactttatcgtctggctgttgcttagtcgccatcggctataaaaggctaaaagaaattgtacagccggctacagaagctatagGAAATCTTTCAGCCGGTttcaggtctatggtattttggaacacagattctactgccaatttttaccagggtaatttATTCCCATTTTTAATGGTATGCTTTAGAGTCGGTTGAGGGTTGAGTTTAAGTCTATGGATTCAACAGCATTTACGTATCGTTTACGAATGAATAAACGATTAAGTCCGTTTTTACTGTCAGCTCAAGTAATGTCGATTGAAACAATTTGGGTCTATTGCCGCggtaagaaaaaaacagaaaattactcCGTTACTAAAATGattataattattaaaattttcgccACATAGTTTCTCCCTAATCGGTggctattcttttctttttttttttttttgcgacttTCAGTTTCACCTCACGCATGACAGTTATACGTAAGGTGATATCCTCTGGGCCCTGTATTTTcacaaactattttttttttacagaatctAAGTTTGTACTTTTGATGCTCCTGAAATTGCAAGACCTCGGAATGAAAATGAATCTTAAAAACTTGGGGTAATTTTACCTGGTGCACGTGTTCTTTCATTCCAAGCCAATTTTTATAACTTATTGCTATTCCGCTGTTCCGCCATTTGTCGTAGTTGGCTCGTTTTTCTGGATCACAGAGTGTCTCTTTAGCTTCCtgtgaaaagagaaaattcgATCAGTCAacaaagaaatttcaagaaaaaataggtGATTTGTGAAAATAAGATAGGTAATGTTAGGCGTAGAGGAAAAGCTCAGTTAGTCGTGACACGAGGAGTCAACTCAGTTGTCCGAACTCTTTTAAATTGCTTCACTCGCGTCTACGGTACGTGCGAAGTTGTCAACGTTGCATTCTttggaaatgaaggcgctttcacACCAAGTTTCACCAGaccaaaattctgaacattCCAAGTATTTTGCAAAAGTGATGTTTCTCACATTTCGCAGTATAGTTGAGTCGAATCTctcttcaaaagtaaatattcgTTTGTCTTTGTTTGCTTTTATTTTCTGCGCagccaaaaaaatttcagatgggAAGAGGAGAGACGGGACAAATATGCTGTTAAATTGAAGGGATCGAGAGTTCAAACTTCTTCGCagtttctaaaaaattattttttcgtgtACAAGACAGTTCCAGGTCAGTGGGGCGTGGGCCCTGTACCTAATAGTCACGCATCTCAGTACGGATATTCTCACACTGGCATTCAAAGGGTGGGACAAAGAAAGCACGTACTTCGATTGCAGCGTTTCAAAACTTCTGATCCTTGCTGCTGTATTGTTTAAAGCCAATACTACTTGAAATTTGTGTGCAAAATACTTATCGTCAGAAAATGTTCTATTATAGACAAAGAGTAACTTCAAAAAAGTTCATACAAAGAAAATGGTTGCCATCCGTTAAGAAAGTAAATTAATGACGAGAAATTTCCAACTTCGCAAACCCAGGTACGCATTTTCGGATTTTCACAGACAATATGTAGAGAGGAAAGTCGATT is part of the Bemisia tabaci chromosome 1, PGI_BMITA_v3 genome and encodes:
- the jdp gene encoding J domain-containing protein; its protein translation is MANVEGILNYEKASSEDFYALLNADESSTAEQINAEFKVLALQYHPDKNEGDKEAEAKFQLLKEAKETLCDPEKRANYDKWRNSGIAISYKNWLGMKEHVHQSMHWSTPKTKDRMLPETSGGGSKTQNQAAAARRASEGGVNLHWGNKGNMKWNSEAPSEVVSKFRNYEI